From the Carettochelys insculpta isolate YL-2023 chromosome 27, ASM3395843v1, whole genome shotgun sequence genome, one window contains:
- the BORCS8 gene encoding BLOC-1-related complex subunit 8 isoform X2 — protein sequence MEETEMQLKVKKVTDKFTESMYILANEPSVALYRLQEHVRRSLPELAQHKADMQSWEEQSQGAIYTVEYACSAIKNMMDSSVYFESIDRLLKHTIAVKDQMNSTQGRSAAALQTTNPPASA from the exons TTACAGACAAATTCACGGAGAGCATGTACATCCTGGCCAACGAGCCTTCTGTGGCACTGTATCGACTGCAGGAGCATGTCAGGcgctcccttccagagctggcaCAGCACAAG GCTGAcatgcagagctgggaggagcaaagTCAAGGAGCCATCTATACTGTGGAGTACGCCTGCAG TGCCATAAAGAACATGATGGACAGCAGCGTGTATTTTGAGAGCATCGACCGGCTCCTCAAGCATACCATCGCCGTGAAGGATCAAATGAATTCCACTCAGGGCCGCAG CGCTGCTGCTCTGCAAACCACAAATCCACCAGCCAGTGCCTGA
- the BORCS8 gene encoding BLOC-1-related complex subunit 8 isoform X1, translated as MEETEMQLKVKKVTDKFTESMYILANEPSVALYRLQEHVRRSLPELAQHKADMQSWEEQSQGAIYTVEYACSAIKNMMDSSVYFESIDRLLKHTIAVKDQMNSTQGRSTAWHRSRERTLPTCLASEEPLTPFKSSEAKATSYCPPWNGKAQ; from the exons TTACAGACAAATTCACGGAGAGCATGTACATCCTGGCCAACGAGCCTTCTGTGGCACTGTATCGACTGCAGGAGCATGTCAGGcgctcccttccagagctggcaCAGCACAAG GCTGAcatgcagagctgggaggagcaaagTCAAGGAGCCATCTATACTGTGGAGTACGCCTGCAG TGCCATAAAGAACATGATGGACAGCAGCGTGTATTTTGAGAGCATCGACCGGCTCCTCAAGCATACCATCGCCGTGAAGGATCAAATGAATTCCACTCAGGGCCGCAG CACTGCATGGCACAGATCCCGAGAGAGGACACTGCCCACCTGCCTTGCCTCTGAGGAGCCCCTGACTCCTTTTAAATCTTCTGAAGCCAAAGCCACGAGTTATTGCCCCCCGTGGAATGGAAAGGCCCAGTGA
- the BORCS8 gene encoding BLOC-1-related complex subunit 8 isoform X4 has translation MQSWEEQSQGAIYTVEYACSAIKNMMDSSVYFESIDRLLKHTIAVKDQMNSTQGRSTAWHRSRERTLPTCLASEEPLTPFKSSEAKATSYCPPWNGKAQ, from the exons atgcagagctgggaggagcaaagTCAAGGAGCCATCTATACTGTGGAGTACGCCTGCAG TGCCATAAAGAACATGATGGACAGCAGCGTGTATTTTGAGAGCATCGACCGGCTCCTCAAGCATACCATCGCCGTGAAGGATCAAATGAATTCCACTCAGGGCCGCAG CACTGCATGGCACAGATCCCGAGAGAGGACACTGCCCACCTGCCTTGCCTCTGAGGAGCCCCTGACTCCTTTTAAATCTTCTGAAGCCAAAGCCACGAGTTATTGCCCCCCGTGGAATGGAAAGGCCCAGTGA